From the genome of Thermogutta terrifontis, one region includes:
- a CDS encoding heavy metal translocating P-type ATPase, with amino-acid sequence MAREIRLEVRGMHCAGCVARVEKALRSVPGVDDVHVNLVTQRAVVHTSSDSVETQPLVQAVAAAGYEAVPLEESSEEAEGEESAPSLPWSREAEEQKTRLRQLAVGCVGLIVILATMLVPGAMTALSAWPAIIAATVVQFYLGTVYASSAWKQLRHGGVSMDTLIAAGTWTAYLAGMGEALGGWSLAGHAAAGSHPGSTILLPAVPMYLSDAAMILTFITLGKYLEVRARFRASLAIRRLMDLSPSFARVISGQTVQEVPVRRVRVGDYIRVLPGEKIPLDGLITEGESEIDESWLTGEPVPVPRTVGQEVFAGTLNLTRPITIRVTKPARQTLLAQVVRLVEHAQETRPRLGRLADRVVAWFVPGVLVIATATFVVWGLVLEQWGMALSATVAVLVVACPCALGLATPTAIVVASGRAASRGILVRDAQALESAAFVDTVVLDKTGTVTVGSPQLVRLRPAFGHTEDELLQVAATAEQLSLHPVARAVLEEARGRGLTFPTARSIEVLPGQGIRVESDGHTIVIQSADSADQLAENLVGTFGQRTDQHGVEGKTATEVKQEVSAVATGSRIVVAVVQDGELFGILEFADLPAEESREAIAALQGMGLRIIMLTGDREETARAVAEQLGIRDFEAGLTPSQKHERIRQLRQAGRCVAMVGDGINDAAALAEADVGIALSHGADIAKEAAAIVLIHRGLLAVVDVLQLGRATVRTIRRNLFWAFAYNAVLIPLAAGVIYPWTGILIPPAAAAAAMAASSVSVVLSSLMLGRSITRR; translated from the coding sequence ATGGCGCGGGAAATTCGCCTGGAAGTTCGCGGCATGCACTGTGCCGGATGTGTTGCCCGCGTGGAAAAAGCCCTGCGATCAGTACCAGGGGTGGATGATGTGCACGTGAATCTCGTGACACAACGGGCGGTGGTGCATACCTCGAGCGATTCGGTGGAGACTCAGCCACTTGTTCAGGCTGTGGCGGCCGCCGGATACGAAGCCGTTCCCTTGGAAGAGTCGTCAGAAGAGGCGGAGGGCGAAGAGTCTGCTCCGTCATTGCCCTGGTCCCGCGAAGCAGAAGAACAAAAGACGCGTCTCCGGCAACTCGCGGTAGGGTGCGTGGGGTTGATTGTGATCCTCGCCACCATGCTTGTTCCCGGTGCGATGACGGCACTGTCGGCCTGGCCGGCAATTATTGCGGCCACGGTCGTTCAATTCTACCTGGGCACGGTGTACGCATCTTCCGCATGGAAACAATTGCGGCACGGTGGCGTGAGCATGGATACACTCATTGCCGCGGGGACCTGGACGGCATACCTCGCAGGGATGGGAGAAGCCCTGGGTGGTTGGTCCCTTGCTGGCCATGCCGCGGCTGGTTCCCATCCCGGCAGCACCATCCTCCTGCCCGCCGTGCCAATGTACCTCAGCGATGCCGCGATGATTCTCACCTTCATCACGTTGGGAAAGTATTTGGAAGTGCGGGCAAGGTTTCGGGCATCGCTGGCCATTCGACGACTGATGGATCTTTCTCCGTCTTTTGCGCGCGTCATCTCCGGCCAAACTGTTCAGGAGGTGCCCGTCCGGAGGGTCCGGGTGGGCGATTACATCAGGGTCTTGCCCGGTGAAAAAATCCCCCTCGACGGCCTCATTACAGAGGGTGAAAGTGAGATCGATGAATCGTGGCTTACGGGTGAGCCTGTGCCAGTGCCGCGGACTGTCGGTCAGGAAGTCTTCGCAGGGACGCTGAATCTCACCCGACCGATAACTATTCGCGTGACCAAGCCCGCCAGACAAACGCTTCTTGCCCAGGTGGTTCGCTTGGTGGAACACGCTCAAGAAACCCGGCCGCGTCTGGGACGTTTGGCAGACCGGGTAGTAGCCTGGTTTGTGCCGGGAGTGTTGGTCATCGCAACCGCGACGTTTGTGGTTTGGGGACTCGTCCTGGAACAGTGGGGGATGGCCCTCAGCGCGACGGTGGCCGTCCTGGTGGTGGCCTGTCCATGCGCCCTCGGCCTTGCCACACCCACGGCGATTGTGGTGGCAAGCGGTCGGGCAGCCTCACGCGGTATCCTCGTGCGCGATGCTCAGGCGTTAGAGTCAGCCGCCTTTGTGGATACTGTCGTTCTGGACAAAACGGGCACGGTCACCGTGGGGAGCCCCCAGCTCGTGAGACTTCGCCCTGCTTTCGGCCATACCGAAGACGAATTGTTGCAGGTGGCGGCCACGGCCGAACAGTTGAGCCTCCATCCCGTTGCCCGCGCTGTTCTCGAAGAGGCACGTGGGCGGGGACTCACATTTCCGACGGCCCGATCGATTGAGGTGTTGCCCGGCCAGGGCATCCGGGTGGAAAGTGATGGGCATACCATCGTCATTCAATCGGCAGACTCGGCCGATCAGTTGGCAGAAAACTTGGTCGGAACTTTTGGGCAACGGACCGACCAACATGGTGTTGAGGGAAAAACAGCCACGGAAGTTAAACAGGAAGTCTCCGCCGTGGCCACCGGCTCGCGAATTGTGGTCGCTGTCGTCCAGGATGGCGAGCTTTTCGGGATTCTCGAATTTGCCGACCTGCCGGCTGAGGAAAGTCGCGAGGCCATCGCAGCGTTGCAGGGGATGGGGCTACGGATCATCATGCTGACCGGCGACCGTGAGGAAACAGCCCGTGCGGTGGCTGAACAGTTGGGAATCAGGGATTTTGAGGCGGGGTTAACACCGTCCCAGAAACACGAGAGAATTCGGCAACTTCGGCAAGCCGGCCGTTGTGTGGCGATGGTGGGGGACGGCATCAATGACGCGGCGGCACTGGCCGAGGCGGATGTGGGAATCGCCCTGAGCCACGGTGCCGACATTGCCAAGGAGGCGGCCGCCATTGTTCTCATCCACCGGGGATTACTGGCGGTGGTGGATGTGCTGCAACTCGGCCGGGCGACGGTGAGGACCATTCGTCGCAATCTGTTCTGGGCCTTCGCTTACAACGCGGTGCTCATTCCCCTGGCCGCCGGAGTAATCTACCCTTGGACAGGGATTCTCATTCCGCCGGCAGCGGCGGCCGCCGCGATGGCCGCTAGTTCCGTTTCCGTCGTCCTGAGCAGCCTGATGCTCGGCCGATCAATCACCCGTCG